The genomic region CCGATCCCGACGTTGGCCGCCGCGGTGACGCTCAGCTCGGCAAACGGCTTGTACCCGCCGGCGCCTGCCAGCAGCACGATCGAGCCCTCCGGCGTGAGCTTCTTGCCCGCGTGCCGCACGGACAGCAGCTGACCGACCAGCTTGGTGTCGAGGCAGGCCCGGATGGACTCCGCGCTGACCTCGTAGACCGAGCCGTTGGCCATGTCGCCGGGGCACACCACGAGGTGGTCCAGGGACTCGATCGGGGCGAACAGGGCCCGCACGCTCTCCTCGTCGGTCACGTCGACGACCGCCGTGGCCACGTCGCCGAGCTCGCCGGCCGCCGCCGCGAGCTTCTCCGCCGACCGGGAAGCGATCGTGACACGCGCACCGGCAGCGAGCGCCTGCGCCGCGACCGCCTTGCCGATGCCTGAGCTACCGCCGACAACGACAACGTGCTGGCCGGCCAGGTTCTTCGTGGACATCTGTTCTCTCCAGGAGGTACGGAGTACACGGGCGTGGCGGGGTTGCGCCGGACGCCGCGCTGACGCACAACTGCGCCTGCGACCTACCCTGCTCGCCCTTCACCGGACTGAAAAGATGGGCACTTATCCTGGGTTTTTGACCACCAGGCGCCGATCCGGCGGCAAGGGGAATGCCATGAGTGAGTCACTGCAGCGCCGCCGTGAGCTGGCGGCCTTCCTGCGCAGCAGGCGAGAGCGACGCACTCCGCAGTCAGCGGGGCTGGAGAGCGGCGGACGGCGGCGCACGCCGGGTCTGCGGCGCGAGGAGCTGGCCGCGCTGGCCGGGGTCAGCGCCTCCTGGTACACGTGGCTGGAGCAGGGACGCCAGATCCGGGTCTCCCGGCAGGTGCTGTCCGGACTGGCCGGCGCGCTCGGCCTGGACCAGGTGGAGACGGCGCACCTCTTCCAGCTGGCCGACGAGGTGCCACCAGGGGTGGGGAACCCGGTGCCGGGCCCGGTGCCGGAGGGATACCGGCTGCTGCTCGAGCAGTTGGAGCCGAACCCCGCCTTCATGACGAACCGTCGGTTCGACATCCTGGCCTGGAACCGTGGCCAGACCGCCCTGTTGGGGGACTTCGGCCTGGTACCGCCGGCCGACCGCAACATCCTCTGGCTGATGTTCATGTCGCCCGAACTGCGCGAGATGCACGTGGACTGGGAGCACGAGGCCGCCCACACGGTCGCGTTGTTCCGTTCCCAGGCGGGCGAGCAGCTGCTGTTACCGCACTTCTCCTCACTGGTCCGTCGCCTCGAGCAGGCCAGCCCCGAGTTCCGGGTGATGTGGGAGCGGATGGACCTGGTCGCCTACACCCCGGGCACGCGCACCTTCAACCACCAGAGGTTCGGCAAGATCGCACTCGAGTACGTCAAGATGCACGCCGCAGACGGGGTGCACACGCTGGTCGCGCACCTGGCTCCGGCCGGCTCCGAACTCGCCGCTGAGCTGCCGAAACTCATCGAGGCGCAGCAGCTCGCCGACGGTCGGGCCGACCAGACTGGTGGTTGAGCCACCATCCAGGCCGCTGGACCTCGAGCCGCGCTCCACCGGAGGATGACCGGGACGTACGACGGCCCAAGGGAGTTCGACCATGAGCACCAGCCCCGGCACATCGGCACCGGCGACCGTCCAGACCGTGCGCGGTCCAATCGGCGTGGACGAGCTCGGCGTTACCCTCTCGCACGAGCACCTGTTCGTCCTGAGCAGCGAGTTCCAGCACAACTACCCGAGCCTGTGGGACCGCGAGAGCGGCGCCCGGACGGCCGCCGAGCAGCTGGAGCTCGCTTACGAGCTGGGTGTTCGGACCGTGGTCGACATGACGGTCATCGGGCAGGGCCGGGACATCGGTCTGGTCCAGCAGGTTGCCGCCCGGACCCGGGTGAACCTGCTGGTCGCGACCGGCATCTACGCAGCCGGCGGACTGCCGCCGTTTCTGCGCTTCCGCGGACCCGGCTGCGCGATCGAGGTGCCGGATCCACTGGTGGACCTGCTGGAGCAGGACATCACCGAGGGCATCGGCGGGACCGGGATCCGGGCGGCACTGCTGAAGTTCGCCGTCGAGGACGGAGTTCCGGACCGGGACGCGACCCGCACGGCCGCCGCCGTGGCCGAGGTCCACTCCCGCACCGGGGTCCCGATCGTGGTGCACTCCAATCCCTTCGAGGGCAACGGACTCGCTCTGGTCGAGCTGCTCACCGGGCTGGGCGTGGCGGCGGAGCGGGTGGTGGTGGCGCACGCGGGTGACTCCGCGGACGCGAGCTACCTGCACCGCCTGGCCGAGACCGGGTGCTTCATCGGCTTCGACCGGTTCGGGATGGAGGACCTGGCGCCCGATCCGCAGCGGGTGCGGATGATCGCCGACCTGGTGGCGCGTGGCCATGCGGGGCAGCTGCTGCTCTCCCAGGACTGCGCCTCGCACATCGACTACGTGACCGTCGAGCAGCGCCACGCGCTCTACCCGCGGTGGAGCTACACCGAGTTGCACACCCGGGTGTTCGACGATCTGGCGGCGGCCGGCGTCGCGCCCGAGATCGTCACCTCGCTCATGGTGGACAACCCCCGGCGGATGCTGACCCCGGGCCTGGCGGCCGGCGCGGCGAGCCCCCGCGAGGTGGCCGGTGTCGGACGCTGACGAGTCGGCAGCACTGCCGCCCTGGGTCGAGCTGGGCACCGAACTCCTGGTGGACCAGCCGGGATTGAAGTGCTGGATGGAGACGGTACGCCCGGGCGAGACGCGGCCGGCGCACACCCACCGGCATCCCTGGGTCACGGTGGTCCTCTCCGGCGCGGCCGGGAACTCGCTCGGGCCGGACGGCGAAGTCCTCTCCAAGGGCGAGCTGACAACGGGTCAGGTCGTGTTCAACAGCGGCGAGGGACTGCCGATCCGGCACGCCGTGCACAACACCTCCGACCGGACCCTCGTCACCGTCGCCATCGAGATCGCCGGGCCGTGGGCCGTGGCAGAAGCAAGTACAGAAGGGTTGAACGGCAGATGAGCAGTGCCGACCAGACCGTCCTCCTCACCGGGGCCACCTCAGGACTGGGGGAGTGGACCGCGCGTCAACTGGCGGGCAAGGGTGTCACCGTGCTGCTGCACGGCCGGAACGAGCAACGCTGCCGGCAGCTGGCGGCGGAGCTGACCTCGGCCGGTGGCCGGGTGCATCCGGTGGTCGCCGACCTGTCCTCGCTCGCGGCCACCGCCGACCTGGGTCGGCGGATCGCCGCGGAGTTCGGCGCCCTGACCGTGCTGGTCAACAACGCCGGCGTCGGCGGTGGTCGCCCCGACAGTGGGCGCGAGCTCAGCCAGGACGGCTACGAACTGCGGTACGCCGTCAACTACCTGGCCCCGGTGGTGCTCAGCCGCGCGCTGGTCCCCACACTGCGCGCGAACCGGCCGGCCCGCATCGTCAACGTCGGATCGGTCGGTCAGTCCGAGCCGGATCTGAGCGATCTGCGGATGGACCGCGGCTACGACCGGGTGGCCGCGTACACCCGCAGCAAGTTCGCGCTCGCCGCGTTCACCTTCGACCTGGCCGAGGAGTTGCAGGGCACCGGTGTCACGGTCAACTGCCTGCACCCTGCCAACTTCATGGACACCCCGCAGGTTCGGGAGGCCGGGATCCAGCCGTGGAGCACGGTGGAGTCGGGGGGCGAGCCGTTGCTCGCACTGATCCTCGGTCCGGCCGGTGCGGAGGTGACCGGTGGCTACTTCGACGGCAAGCGGAAGAGCCGGGCGCACACCGCCGCCTACGATCCCGCCGTTCGCGGTCGGCTACGGGAGACGACCGACGCCCTGATCCGCAAGTCCGTGCCACACCTCGGCTGACCGGGGATTCCCTCGGAGCTGAGACCTTCCCACAAGCCCGGCCGGAGCCGCTGACCACGCGCGGACTCCGGCCGCGGGAACGGGCCGGCCGTCGGAGTCCGGCGGTATCCCGCCGCTGACGCGCGGCCGTCATCACGGCCTGCGCACCCGGCCCATCGCGCCGGGGGACCTCGTGACGTACCGCGGGGGACCCCTGCCTGCCCAGCGAGGCTCCCCCGGCGCCGTCCGAACACACCCACGATCGAGACGACGGAGCGATCCCCCGGTGACAGTTCATCATTTCCTCCTGCCCGACGTAGGAGAGGGTTTGACCGAGGCCGAGATCATCAGGTGGCAGGTTTCGCCTGGTGACTCGGTGCGGATCGACGATCCGATCGTCGAGATCGAGACCAGCAAGTCCCTGGTCGAGTTGCCGAGCCCCTACCAGGGGACGGTGGTCGAACTGCTCGCGCTCCCCGGGACCCTGGTGCCGGTGGGCAGCCCGATCATCGCGATCGCGTCCGAGCTGGGGGCCGAGGCGATGTCCGAGGCGATGTCCGAGGCGATGCCCGAGGCGATGCCCGAGGTGATGTCCGAGGTGATGTCCGAGCGCACGGGCGGGACCGGCGGCGAGTTGCCGGAGCGCGAGAGCCTGCTGGTCGGGCACGGTCCCTGGCAGGCCGGCCCGACCCGCCGGCGCCGTGGTCGGCCGAGCGCTCCTGCCGTGCCGGTGCGGGCCGCCCGCGCGGCCGGTGTGGCCACCGCGGCCAAGCCGCCAGTGCGCAAACTGGCCAAGGAGCTGGGGATCGACCTGGCCACGCTGCTCGGCACCGGCCCGGACGGGACCGTCACCCGGGCCGACGTCCTGTCGGCGGCCTCGCCCGCTACCGCGCCCGCCACCTCGCCCGCTGCCCCGCCTGCCCCTGCCGAGGCGCCCGCCGGCCCGGTCACCCGGGTGCCGATCACCGGCGTCCGGCGCGCCACCGCCGCCGCCATGGTTCGCAGCGCCTTCACCGCCCCACAGGCCAACGTGCACACCTCGGTGGACGTCACCGACGCGATGGCGCTGCTCCACTCGCTGCGGGAGCGCAGCCCGGAGAGCGACCTGCGAGCAACCCCGCTGCTGCTGGCCGCGAAGGCGCTGATCGCCGCCGTCGAGCGGCATCCGTGGATCAACGCCTCCTGGGACGAGGCGGGTGACGCGGTCCTGGTGGCCGAGACGGTCAATCTGGGCATCGCGGCGGCCACCCCACGAGGGCTCCTGGTCCCCAACATCAAGGGCGCCGAGCAGCTCTCGCTGAGCCGGCTGAGCGCCGCGATCGGTCGGCTGGTCGCCGACGCGCGGGCGGGCCGCACCACCCCGGCCGAGCTGCGCGGCGGCACCGTGACCCTGACCAACATCGGCGTCTTCGGTGTCGAGGGCGGCATCCCGATCCTCAATCCCGGCGAGTCCGCGATTCTGGCCGTCGGAGCGGTGCTGCCGCGTCCCTGGGTGCATGAGGGCGAGGTCAGGGCCAGGTCCGTGGTCGAGTTGTCGCTCTCCTTCGACCACCGGGTGGTCGACGGCGACACCGCCGCCCGCGCCCTCGCGGACACCGCCGCCTTCATGGCCGACCCGTTGGCCGCCCTTCTTTAGCCGCACTCTCTTCTGGTGCTTCTCTTGCCGGTTTACGGTCGGCTCCCAGAGATGATTCAGAGCCCTGTGCGATGCTTGTTCAAGAAAGCCGCTCGGACTGCTGATTGGATATTCCGAAATGGCGACAGAAGTGGCTGTAGAAGGCCCTCTGGAATTACTTTCAAGGCTTCGCTTCGACCGCACGGTGGACCGTTCCATGGTGCATCGCCGGTCAGTTGCCGAGGTATTTCTCACGGACTTTCAGGACGTCGACGAACGCCGGTATGTCGTAGCCGCCGAGCTGCCGAGGTCCCATCCGTATTTCGTGGAGTCCGGCGCGGACCAGGCCGGCTACGACCTGCCGCTGCTGCTGGAGTGCTGCCGGCAGGCGGCGACCTTCGGGGCGCACACCAAGTTCGACGTGCCGATGGACTCGGTGTTCCTGGTCAACGACTGGACGCTCGACCTCGATCCGGGCGCGGACCGACCGCTGGTCGGCGAGCAGCCGGGCCGGCTCACCGTCCTGGTGACCATGGTGGACCCGGTGGTCCGGGCCGACCGGCTCCGGTCGCTCGGCTTCGAGATGGCGCTGCGACTCGACGGGCGGCTGCTGGCCACCCTGCGCGCGCACGGCACCTACGCGGCCGCCGAGGAGTACGCGGCGCTGCGGCTGATCGGCCGCGAGGAGCCCCCGCCGACCTCCGACTCGCTGGCCGATCCACCCTTGGGCGCCCGACTGGCCGCCGCCGCCGTCGGCCGCGCCGACCAGCGCAACGTGCTACTGGCGGACCTCGAACGTGGTGACGGCGCGTTGCTCACCCGGCTCTCGGTACCGGGGCGCAACCCGACGCTCTTCGACCACCCGCTGGACCATTTCACGGCGATGATCCTCAGCGACGCGGCCGTCCAGGCGGCCGTGCTGCACGGCACGGACGCGCGGTCCACCGGCCAGGGCGAGGTTCGGGCCGTCGGCCTGGAGTTGGCGTTCAGCAGGTTCGCCGAACTCGACTCCGAGGTGGTGGTCCGCACCGCACTGACCGTCGACCCGGGCGGGGCCGAGCGGGTCGCGGCCGGCCTCGTGCAGGTCAGCTTCGTCCAGTCCGGCCAGGAGTGCGCGGCCGGGACGGTACGACTCGCGCCGGCCGCGGGGGCCTGCCGTGGCTGAGCCCGGCGTGCGCTTCCTGTGGACGGATTTCGGTGGCGTGCTGACCCCGCCCTCGGCCGAGAGCAATCGGGCGTTCTGCGCAGCTCAGGGAATTCCCGAGGACGCCTTCATGGCTGCGGTGCGAAAAGTCGCGCAGCCGTTCGGCGGCGACCTGATGGTGGCTCTCGACACGCCCCTCATCACGCAGGACGAATGGTCCCGGAGAGTGGCCCGGGCGCTCGCCGAGGATGCCGGGATCGAAACCGATCTCTCGGATTTCCCGGCCACCTTCTTCGCCGACCGCAGGGTGAACCAGGAATGGCTCGACTTCCTGCACTCGGTCCGGGCCCGCGGGATATTCGTCGGCCTGCTCTCCAACATGGTTCCGGCCTGGGATCCCTACTGGCGGCAGATGGTTCCCCCCGCGGACGTCTTCGACGACGTCGTGCTGTCCTTCGAGGTCGGGGCCAGAAAGCCGACGGCCGCGATCTTCGAGCTCGCCGCCGCCCGGGCGGGTGCCGCGCCGTCCGCCTGCGTGCTGGTGGACGACCTCGCGGCCAACTGCGAGGGCGCTCGGGCGGCCGGCTGGAACTCGGTCCGGTTCAGCGACACGACTGCGGCCGTCGCCCAGGTCGAAGCGCTGCTCAGCGTCCCTGTCCCGCTCTCCCCAGGAGGCCAACGATGACCCGTGCAGCAGTACTGGAGAGCCTCGGCGGCTTCCTGCCGGCCAAGGTGGTACCGAACAGCGAGCTGGTCCAGCGGATGGACACCACCGACGAGTGGATCCGGACCCGGACCGGAATCCGCCAGCGGCACGTCGTCAGCCCCGGGCAGGCCACCTCGGACCTCGCGGTCGAGGCCGGCCGGAGCGCCCTGGACTCGGCCCTCGGCAGCGGCGTCGACCTCGTGCTGCTCGCCACCACCACGCCCGACCGCCCGGTACCCGCGACGGCCCCCGAGGTGGCGACCCGGCTCGGCCTGCGGGACGTGCCCGCGTTCGACATCGGGGCCGGTTGCAGCGGCTTCCTCTACGGGCTGGCGACTGCCCGCGCCTACCTGGTGTCCGGGGCTGCCGACCGGGTCCTGATGATCGGCGCCGACGCCTTCAGCACCTATGTGGATCCGACGGACCGGACCACCGCACCGATCTTCGGCGACGGCGCCGGGGCCGTCGTGCTGCGGGCCGGCACGGCCGACGAACTCGGGGCGCTCGGTCCACTGGAGATCGGCAGCGACGGCGAACTGGCCGAGCTGACCGTGGTGGCGGCGGGCGGCTCGCGCCAGCGCGGCTCGGGCGTGCCACCCGAGCCGGCCGACGGCTCGCTGGTGATGCGCGGCAAGGACCTGTTCATGAACGCCGTGATGCGGATGTCCGACTCCGCGCGCAGCGTGCTGAAGCAGGCCGACTGGGAGCTCGCGGACATCGACTGCTTCATCGGCCACCAGGCCAACCGGCGCATCCTCGACGCGGTCGGCGAGGAGCTGGGGCTGGCCGAGGAGCGGGTCGCCGTCAACATCGACCAGGTCGGCAACACGGTGGCGGCGTCGATCCCGCTGGCCATGGCGGATGCGGTTCGCCAGGGCCGACTGAGCGCGGGCGACCGCGTGTTGCTCGCGGCCTTCGGCGCGGGCGCGACCTGGGGGGCCGCCACGCTGCGCTGGCCCGCGACCATCACAGCCTGACAGTCCGTCAGGCGAGTACCCGTCCAGTTGGGCACACAACCTCTCGATCAGAATCAGGAGCCGGTCATGGCAGAACAGCTCGCTTCGGTGGAAGAGCGTCTGGTGGAGATCATCTGCAAGCGCTTCGCGGTACCCGCGGACGAGGTCGCGCTCGACACCCCGCTGCGCGACATGAAGGTGGACTCGCTGGCAACGGTGGAGCTGAGCCTGGCGCTGCAGCGCGAGTTCGGCGTGCGGTTCAAGCCCGGCGAGATCAACTCCGGCCACTCGCTGGGCGATCTGACCGCGATGCTGCAGGAGAAGGGCGCCGCGTCCTGATGGCTGCGACAGCCTGGACGGGTCCCGAGGTGGCGGTCACCGGACTCGGCGTCGTGTCCGCCGCCGGCATCGGGGTGGCCACGAGCTGGGAGCGGGTCTGCGCCGGCCTGCCGACGGCGGCCACCGATCCTGAACTGGCGGGCCTGCCAGTGGACTTCTCCTGCCGGATACCGGACTTCGAACCGCAGGACCACCTGGACCCGCGGAGCCTGTGGCGGATGGACCGGACCACTCAACTCGCGCTGGTGGCGGCGAACGAGGCCATCGCGGACGCCGGCCTGGACCCCGCGGTCTGGGACGGCGCGCGGGTCGGCATCGTGCTCGGGACCTCCAACGGCGGTGGCGGCACCCTGGAGCGCGAGCACACCCGGCTGGTGCACGAGGGTCCGGAATGGATCTCGCCGCTGGTCTGGGTGATGGCGCCGGTGAACATGCTGGCGGGCTCGCTGGCGATCGAACTGGGCGCGCACGGACCGAACCTGGTCACCGCGACCGCCTGCGCCTCCGGCCCGACCGCGATCGCCACCGCGGCCCAGTTCCTGCGGGCCGACATGTGCGACGTCGTGATCGCCGGCGGCGCCGAGGCGCCGATCACTCCGATGGCCTTCGCCGGCCTGTACCAGATGGGCGCGCTGTCCCAGCGGACCACTGCCCCCGCCCAGGCCTGCCGGCCGTTCGACAGCGACCGGGACGGCATGGTCGCCGCCGAGGGCGCGGGGATCCTGGTCCTCGAACGGTCGGCGGACGCCCGGGCCCGTGGCGCCCGGATCCGGGCACGGATCGCCGGGTACGGGGCCTCCGCCGACGGCTACCACCTCTCCGCCCCGGATCCCACCGGCACCCACGCGGAGGCGGCCACCAGGATCGCCCTGGCCACCGCGGGCGTCTCGCCCGGCGACGTCGACCACGTCAACGCGCACGGCTCGTCCACCCCGTTGAACGACATCACGGAGGGTCAGATGCTGCGCCGGGTCTACGGCGACCGGCCGGCCGTGACCTCCACCAAGGGCGTCACCGGGCACGCGCTGGGGGCGGCCGGCGCGATGGAGGCGGCCTTCACCGTGCTGAGCCTGGAGAACGGCCTGATTCCCCCCACCGCGAACCTCGAGTGCCAGGACCCGGAGATCGACGTCGACGTGGTGGCCGGCGACGCCCGCAAGGCGCACGTCGATGTGGCCGTCACCAACTCCTTCGGGTTCGGCGGCCAGAACGCCGTCCTGGTGATCAGCGCCGCCTGAGCCCGGTCGGTCCGGAGCAGGCAACCGGAGCAGGCAAGCAGAAGGGAAGAGAACGTGAGTCGTTCGGTCATGGTGACCGGCGGAAACCGTGGCATCGGCCTGGCCGTCGCCCAGGCGATGGCGGTGGCGGGCGACCGGGTGGCGGTCACCAGCCGCAGCGGCCACGCGCCGCAGGGACTCTTCACGGTCGGCTGCGACGTCTCGGACACCGACTCGGTGGAGTCGGCCTTCGACGCGGTGGAGAAGGAGCAGGGTCCGGTGGAGGTGCTGGTCGCCAACGCCGGGATCACCCAGGACATGCTGCTGCTCCAGATGGCGGACGAGGACTTCACCGATGTCCTGGACACCAACCTCACCGGGGCGTTCCGGGTGGCCCGCCGCGCCGCCGCCGGGATGCTGGCGGCCCGCTGGGGGCGGCTGGTCTTCATCTCCTCGGCCGTCGGGCTGATGGGCGCCCCGGGCCAGGCGAACTACGCGGCCTCGAAGGCCGGTCTGGTCGGGCTGGCCCGATCGCTCTCCTGGGAGCTGGCCCCGCGCGGCATCACGGCGAACGTGGTGGCGCCCGGGCTGATCGAGACGGGGATGACGGCCGAGCTGACGCCCGAGCGCCGCGAGGCGGTGCTCGGCATGATCCCCAGCCGACGGTCCGGCGCGCCGGCCGAGGTGGCGCACGCTGTCCGCTTCCTGGCGGACGACGCCGCCGGCTACATCACCGGCGCTGTCCTGCCGGTCGCAGGCGGCTTCGGTATGGGTCACTGACCAGCCGCCCCACTGCCACCCCAACACTGAGTCGGAGCGACGTCCATGACATCCGAGCACACCAAGAGCGGTCACCAGCCCCGCGGTTCGGCCGACGGCACCGAGGTGCTGGTGGTGGGCGCAGGCCCCACCGGGCTGACGCTGGCCGCCGAGCTGTTGAAGTCGGGCACCGAAGTCCGGGTGGTCGACCGGGCCGAGCGGTCCAATCCGCACTCCAAGGCGATCACCCTGTGGCCGCGAGCCCTGGAGGCGTTCGCCGCGGTGGGCGCCGGCGACGCCATCTACGAGCGCGGCCTCAAGCTCCGCGCGGCCAACTACTACGCGGGCACCAAGCTGCTCAACCGGCTCGTCTTCCGCCCGATGCCCGGGACCCGCTACCCGTACCCGCTCTCGCTCGCGCAGAGCGAGACCGAGGAGTTCCTCCGAGTGGCGCTGGCCGAGCTGGGCGGGAAGGTCGAGTACGGCCGGCGCGTGCGATCGGTCCAGGCCGGGCCAGATCAGGTCAACGCGGTCTTCGAGGACGGCAGTTCGGTGCTGGCCGACTGGCTGGTCGGCTGCGACGGTGCGCACAGCACGGTCCGCGCCGAAGCCGGCATCGCCTTCGAGGGGGCGACGTACCCGCAGACCTTCGTGCTGGCGGACGGCGTGTACGACACGCCGCTGGCGCACGACGAGTCGTACTACTTCATGGGCCCCAAGGGCGTCATCGTCGTGGTCGGCCTCCCCGACGGGCTGCTGCGCGTCTTCGGCGCGGTGGCCCCCGACGTGCCGGTGACCGATGCGCTGGCGACCGTGCAGCAGATCGTGGCCGAGCGCAGCCCGTTCCCGCTGCGGCTGGTCGAGGCCCGGGGCAGCGGTGTCTTCCAGGTGCACCGGCGGATCGCCGACCGGATGCGGCAGGGCCGGATCCTGCTCGCCGGCGATGCCGCGCACATCCACAGCCCGGCCGGGGGCCAGGGCCTGAACACCAGCGTGCAGGACTCGCACGGCGCGGCCTGGCGGCTGGCGGCGATC from Kitasatospora azatica KCTC 9699 harbors:
- a CDS encoding phosphotriesterase family protein, translating into MSTSPGTSAPATVQTVRGPIGVDELGVTLSHEHLFVLSSEFQHNYPSLWDRESGARTAAEQLELAYELGVRTVVDMTVIGQGRDIGLVQQVAARTRVNLLVATGIYAAGGLPPFLRFRGPGCAIEVPDPLVDLLEQDITEGIGGTGIRAALLKFAVEDGVPDRDATRTAAAVAEVHSRTGVPIVVHSNPFEGNGLALVELLTGLGVAAERVVVAHAGDSADASYLHRLAETGCFIGFDRFGMEDLAPDPQRVRMIADLVARGHAGQLLLSQDCASHIDYVTVEQRHALYPRWSYTELHTRVFDDLAAAGVAPEIVTSLMVDNPRRMLTPGLAAGAASPREVAGVGR
- a CDS encoding SDR family NAD(P)-dependent oxidoreductase, with the protein product MSSADQTVLLTGATSGLGEWTARQLAGKGVTVLLHGRNEQRCRQLAAELTSAGGRVHPVVADLSSLAATADLGRRIAAEFGALTVLVNNAGVGGGRPDSGRELSQDGYELRYAVNYLAPVVLSRALVPTLRANRPARIVNVGSVGQSEPDLSDLRMDRGYDRVAAYTRSKFALAAFTFDLAEELQGTGVTVNCLHPANFMDTPQVREAGIQPWSTVESGGEPLLALILGPAGAEVTGGYFDGKRKSRAHTAAYDPAVRGRLRETTDALIRKSVPHLG
- a CDS encoding acyl carrier protein; translation: MAEQLASVEERLVEIICKRFAVPADEVALDTPLRDMKVDSLATVELSLALQREFGVRFKPGEINSGHSLGDLTAMLQEKGAAS
- a CDS encoding helix-turn-helix transcriptional regulator, with translation MSESLQRRRELAAFLRSRRERRTPQSAGLESGGRRRTPGLRREELAALAGVSASWYTWLEQGRQIRVSRQVLSGLAGALGLDQVETAHLFQLADEVPPGVGNPVPGPVPEGYRLLLEQLEPNPAFMTNRRFDILAWNRGQTALLGDFGLVPPADRNILWLMFMSPELREMHVDWEHEAAHTVALFRSQAGEQLLLPHFSSLVRRLEQASPEFRVMWERMDLVAYTPGTRTFNHQRFGKIALEYVKMHAADGVHTLVAHLAPAGSELAAELPKLIEAQQLADGRADQTGG
- a CDS encoding dihydrolipoamide acetyltransferase family protein; this encodes MTVHHFLLPDVGEGLTEAEIIRWQVSPGDSVRIDDPIVEIETSKSLVELPSPYQGTVVELLALPGTLVPVGSPIIAIASELGAEAMSEAMSEAMPEAMPEVMSEVMSERTGGTGGELPERESLLVGHGPWQAGPTRRRRGRPSAPAVPVRAARAAGVATAAKPPVRKLAKELGIDLATLLGTGPDGTVTRADVLSAASPATAPATSPAAPPAPAEAPAGPVTRVPITGVRRATAAAMVRSAFTAPQANVHTSVDVTDAMALLHSLRERSPESDLRATPLLLAAKALIAAVERHPWINASWDEAGDAVLVAETVNLGIAAATPRGLLVPNIKGAEQLSLSRLSAAIGRLVADARAGRTTPAELRGGTVTLTNIGVFGVEGGIPILNPGESAILAVGAVLPRPWVHEGEVRARSVVELSLSFDHRVVDGDTAARALADTAAFMADPLAALL
- a CDS encoding HAD-IA family hydrolase, with protein sequence MAEPGVRFLWTDFGGVLTPPSAESNRAFCAAQGIPEDAFMAAVRKVAQPFGGDLMVALDTPLITQDEWSRRVARALAEDAGIETDLSDFPATFFADRRVNQEWLDFLHSVRARGIFVGLLSNMVPAWDPYWRQMVPPADVFDDVVLSFEVGARKPTAAIFELAAARAGAAPSACVLVDDLAANCEGARAAGWNSVRFSDTTAAVAQVEALLSVPVPLSPGGQR
- the fabG gene encoding 3-oxoacyl-ACP reductase FabG encodes the protein MSRSVMVTGGNRGIGLAVAQAMAVAGDRVAVTSRSGHAPQGLFTVGCDVSDTDSVESAFDAVEKEQGPVEVLVANAGITQDMLLLQMADEDFTDVLDTNLTGAFRVARRAAAGMLAARWGRLVFISSAVGLMGAPGQANYAASKAGLVGLARSLSWELAPRGITANVVAPGLIETGMTAELTPERREAVLGMIPSRRSGAPAEVAHAVRFLADDAAGYITGAVLPVAGGFGMGH
- a CDS encoding cupin domain-containing protein; amino-acid sequence: MSDADESAALPPWVELGTELLVDQPGLKCWMETVRPGETRPAHTHRHPWVTVVLSGAAGNSLGPDGEVLSKGELTTGQVVFNSGEGLPIRHAVHNTSDRTLVTVAIEIAGPWAVAEASTEGLNGR
- a CDS encoding beta-ketoacyl-[acyl-carrier-protein] synthase family protein, whose translation is MAATAWTGPEVAVTGLGVVSAAGIGVATSWERVCAGLPTAATDPELAGLPVDFSCRIPDFEPQDHLDPRSLWRMDRTTQLALVAANEAIADAGLDPAVWDGARVGIVLGTSNGGGGTLEREHTRLVHEGPEWISPLVWVMAPVNMLAGSLAIELGAHGPNLVTATACASGPTAIATAAQFLRADMCDVVIAGGAEAPITPMAFAGLYQMGALSQRTTAPAQACRPFDSDRDGMVAAEGAGILVLERSADARARGARIRARIAGYGASADGYHLSAPDPTGTHAEAATRIALATAGVSPGDVDHVNAHGSSTPLNDITEGQMLRRVYGDRPAVTSTKGVTGHALGAAGAMEAAFTVLSLENGLIPPTANLECQDPEIDVDVVAGDARKAHVDVAVTNSFGFGGQNAVLVISAA
- a CDS encoding beta-ketoacyl-ACP synthase III is translated as MTRAAVLESLGGFLPAKVVPNSELVQRMDTTDEWIRTRTGIRQRHVVSPGQATSDLAVEAGRSALDSALGSGVDLVLLATTTPDRPVPATAPEVATRLGLRDVPAFDIGAGCSGFLYGLATARAYLVSGAADRVLMIGADAFSTYVDPTDRTTAPIFGDGAGAVVLRAGTADELGALGPLEIGSDGELAELTVVAAGGSRQRGSGVPPEPADGSLVMRGKDLFMNAVMRMSDSARSVLKQADWELADIDCFIGHQANRRILDAVGEELGLAEERVAVNIDQVGNTVAASIPLAMADAVRQGRLSAGDRVLLAAFGAGATWGAATLRWPATITA
- a CDS encoding SDR family oxidoreductase, which produces MSTKNLAGQHVVVVGGSSGIGKAVAAQALAAGARVTIASRSAEKLAAAAGELGDVATAVVDVTDEESVRALFAPIESLDHLVVCPGDMANGSVYEVSAESIRACLDTKLVGQLLSVRHAGKKLTPEGSIVLLAGAGGYKPFAELSVTAAANVGIGAMGRSLALELAPIRVNVVVAGLIDTPLWDFIPESDRAAFFEHTAKTTPVGRIGQPADVAASVIHLLENTFVSGALVHVDGGALL
- a CDS encoding AfsA-related hotdog domain-containing protein, with amino-acid sequence MVHRRSVAEVFLTDFQDVDERRYVVAAELPRSHPYFVESGADQAGYDLPLLLECCRQAATFGAHTKFDVPMDSVFLVNDWTLDLDPGADRPLVGEQPGRLTVLVTMVDPVVRADRLRSLGFEMALRLDGRLLATLRAHGTYAAAEEYAALRLIGREEPPPTSDSLADPPLGARLAAAAVGRADQRNVLLADLERGDGALLTRLSVPGRNPTLFDHPLDHFTAMILSDAAVQAAVLHGTDARSTGQGEVRAVGLELAFSRFAELDSEVVVRTALTVDPGGAERVAAGLVQVSFVQSGQECAAGTVRLAPAAGACRG